In one Myxocyprinus asiaticus isolate MX2 ecotype Aquarium Trade chromosome 1, UBuf_Myxa_2, whole genome shotgun sequence genomic region, the following are encoded:
- the nit1 gene encoding deaminated glutathione amidase: protein MLLFSTLGQRVPFLAAGILALRSKAVQRRVSSMMSSSHPVAAVCQVTSTPDKEANFTACKRLIEQAKENGASMIFLPEGFDYIGSSREETLQLSESLDGDIITRYTHLARKLDVWLSLGGFHERGHEWKSDQRIYNSHIIIDGQGKIVSVYRKGHLFDVELTGKGVSLKESAFTIPGPRLVPPVQTPIGKVGLGVCYDLRFPELSSALQRHGAEILTYPSAFTVATGSAHWEVLLRARAIETQCYVLAAAQVGAHHSKRMSYGHASAVDPWGLVIGDCGGTDVGIAMVQIDLQGLRDIRRDMPVQQHRREKEYYCSLD from the exons ATGCTTTTGTTTTCTACACTGGGGCAGCGAGTGCCTTTTCTTGCAGCAGGTATCTTGGCTTTGAGATCGAAGGCAGTGCAAAGACGAGTTTCCAGCAT gatgTCTTCATCCCATCCTGTAGCAGCAGTCTGTCAGGTGACCTCCACCCCTGACAAAGAAGCCAACTTTACTGCATGTAAGCGACTGATTGAGCAGGCCAAAGAAAATGGGGCAAGTATGATTTTCCTGCCTGAAGGCTTCGATTATATTGGCTCAAGCCGAGAGGAGACGCTACAGCTCTCAGAAAGCCTTGATGGCGACATCATAACTCGCTACACCCACCTGGCCAG AAAGCTGGACGTGTGGCTGTCTCTGGGTGGATTCCACGAAAGAGGTCATGAGTGGAAATCTGATCAACGAATTTATAACAGCCATATTATCATTGATGGACAAG GTAAGATTGTGTCCGTGTACAGGAAGGGACACTTGTTTGATGTTGAGTTGACGGGTAAAGGTGTGTCTCTTAAAGAGAGCGCTTTCACTATACCTGGACCTCGCCTGGTTCCTCCGGTCCAGACTCCCATCGGAAAG GTTGGTCTTGGTGTGTGTTATGATCTTCGTTTCCCTGAGCTGTCGTCTGCTCTACAGAGACATGGAGCAGAGATCCTGACATACCCTTCAGCCTTCACTGTGGCAACAGGAAGTGCCCACTGGGAG GTGCTTCTTCGGGCAAGAGCGATTGAGACGCAGTGTTACGTTCTTGCCGCGGCACAGGTCGGAGCTCACCACAGCAAGCGAATGTCGTACGGACACGCCTCAGCGGTCGATCCATGGGGTTTGGTGATCGGTGACTGTGGGGGTACTGATGTGGGCATAGCCATGGTTCAGATTGACCTACAGGGACTGCGAGACATCAGGAGGGACATGCCAGTGCAACAGCATCGAAGAGAAAAGGAATATTACTGCAGTTTGGATTGA